Proteins co-encoded in one Moritella sp. F3 genomic window:
- a CDS encoding aldehyde dehydrogenase family protein produces MIYAAPGTKDALINFKPRYQNFIGGQWVEPQNGCYFDNISPINGEVICQIPRSNYLDIELALDAAHKAKDAWGSASVTVRSNTLLKIADRLEQNLTQLAIAETWDNGKAIRETLAADIPLAVDHFRYFAGCLRAQEGSIGDLDENTVSYHFHEPLGVVGQIIPWNFPILMAAWKLAPALAAGNCVILKPAEQTPASILVLMELIEDLLPAGVLNIVNGYGAEAGQALASSTRIAKIAFTGSTPVGSHILKCAAENIIPSTVELGGKSPNIFFPDIMNHEDAYLSKCIEGVVLAYFNQGEVCTCPSRLLVHEDIYEQFMAKIIERTQQIKRGNPLDTDTMVGAQASKEQFEKILKYIEIGKEEGAELLIGGEIEEVHTDHENGFYIQPTLFKGTNKMRIFQEEIFGPVIAVTTFKTEEEALEIANDSEFGLGAGVWSRDMNVAYRMGRKIQAGRVWTNCYHMYPAHAAFGGYKKSGVGRETHKVALEHYQQTKNLLVSYDVNPLGFF; encoded by the coding sequence ATGATCTATGCAGCACCTGGAACCAAAGATGCACTTATTAATTTTAAGCCACGCTACCAAAACTTCATTGGCGGTCAATGGGTAGAGCCTCAAAATGGCTGCTATTTTGACAATATCAGCCCAATCAATGGCGAAGTCATCTGTCAGATTCCACGTTCAAACTACCTAGATATCGAACTTGCATTGGACGCAGCGCATAAAGCCAAAGATGCTTGGGGCTCAGCGTCAGTAACTGTTCGCTCTAATACCCTACTCAAAATAGCCGACCGTTTAGAACAAAACTTAACTCAACTTGCCATCGCAGAAACCTGGGATAACGGTAAAGCCATTCGTGAAACACTGGCTGCCGACATTCCTTTAGCGGTTGACCATTTCCGTTACTTCGCAGGTTGTTTACGCGCTCAAGAAGGCAGTATTGGTGATCTCGATGAGAATACTGTCTCATATCATTTTCATGAACCACTCGGTGTTGTTGGCCAAATCATTCCGTGGAACTTCCCTATTTTAATGGCAGCATGGAAACTAGCACCTGCACTTGCTGCTGGTAACTGCGTGATCTTAAAACCTGCAGAGCAAACACCGGCATCGATTTTGGTATTGATGGAATTAATTGAAGACCTATTACCTGCTGGTGTACTGAATATCGTCAACGGTTACGGCGCGGAAGCAGGCCAAGCGTTAGCAAGCAGCACACGTATTGCTAAGATTGCCTTTACTGGCTCAACACCTGTTGGCTCGCATATTCTAAAATGCGCGGCTGAAAACATTATTCCATCAACCGTCGAACTCGGTGGTAAATCGCCAAACATCTTCTTCCCCGATATTATGAATCATGAAGATGCTTATCTGAGTAAATGTATCGAGGGTGTGGTATTAGCCTATTTCAATCAGGGCGAAGTCTGTACTTGTCCATCACGCTTGTTAGTACATGAAGATATCTATGAACAGTTTATGGCTAAGATCATCGAACGTACCCAACAGATCAAACGTGGTAATCCATTGGATACTGACACTATGGTTGGCGCGCAAGCATCAAAAGAGCAATTTGAGAAGATCTTAAAATACATTGAGATTGGTAAAGAAGAAGGCGCTGAACTGCTTATCGGTGGCGAGATTGAAGAAGTGCATACCGATCATGAAAACGGTTTCTATATCCAGCCGACCCTGTTTAAAGGCACCAATAAAATGCGTATCTTCCAAGAAGAGATTTTTGGCCCAGTGATCGCAGTAACGACCTTCAAAACTGAAGAAGAAGCATTAGAGATAGCTAACGATTCTGAATTTGGTTTAGGTGCAGGCGTTTGGAGTCGCGACATGAATGTGGCTTATCGTATGGGTCGTAAGATCCAGGCTGGTCGTGTATGGACCAACTGTTACCACATGTACCCTGCCCACGCTGCATTTGGTGGTTATAAGAAATCCGGTGTAGGTCGTGAAACTCATAAAGTGGCGTTAGAACATTACCAACAGACTAAAAACTTACTTGTTAGTTATGACGTTAACCCACTTGGTTTCTTTTAA
- a CDS encoding mechanosensitive ion channel family protein produces the protein MLSDTQARVLLREELNNNQLKEANESSNITVLTVINASLGNTLFAFEDALSKIVNIDKAVDDLTAVFIQDFKQPQQLFYSSLQVIILLCVAFVIEIIFQKLFKQYKANTKYNDHSLKASRLLSLGKITFNRLVGIAVFYATCRLALPYLFTQNSMLLTAGAFLDYIIIARLTYIGCAFFFAPTHPDLRLFNLNDTLARNLLNRLVLVSLLSALGVFIELFEDLGIPQELYKLGFWTNIISYLAMIITVYLSREGIKKMLLHHDIKNSKQRSLFANIWPALVITCIVLVWFTLEIVMANVGFDDDIVYAATFTMLAILAVPFFDIVLITIVDSRNPINIDQSNVQHELNLSLKVSILRISRIVTFMSIVFILSLLWGIDYLSISSQGLIATTIIRVIEAATFLLFGLICWEIVNIYIQRKLAQELPDGNEDTMDSEGGQGLSRTATLLPLIKNTMAFFIFVLAVFSALSTLGVNTTALLASAGVLGLAIGFGAQTLVKDIVSGVFFLIDDAFRMGEYVVIGSTKGTVEKIALRSLRLRHHLGALHTVPYGEIPSLTNHSRDWIIMKLPFLVPHHTDINKVKKLFKVLGKELLAHPELGKDFIEPFKSQGVQSVDEVGMLIRGKFTCKPGCQFMIRKQVYLRVQEIFAENNIEFAKRKVEVQLPEGIHPALIAPLSAAAGSAATIVERADEPDL, from the coding sequence ATGTTATCAGACACACAAGCGAGAGTGCTGTTGCGCGAAGAGCTAAATAATAACCAACTTAAGGAGGCAAATGAGTCAAGTAACATAACAGTGTTGACTGTTATAAATGCGAGTTTGGGAAATACACTTTTTGCTTTTGAAGATGCCTTAAGCAAGATCGTAAATATAGATAAGGCTGTTGATGATTTAACTGCGGTATTTATTCAAGATTTTAAACAACCTCAGCAGCTTTTCTATTCTTCCTTACAAGTAATCATATTATTATGTGTTGCCTTTGTCATTGAAATTATATTCCAGAAGCTTTTCAAACAGTACAAAGCGAATACCAAATATAATGATCATTCATTAAAAGCCAGTCGATTGTTATCATTAGGAAAAATAACATTTAATAGATTAGTTGGAATAGCCGTTTTTTACGCTACTTGTAGATTAGCTCTGCCCTATCTATTTACCCAAAACAGTATGCTGTTAACAGCAGGTGCCTTTTTAGACTACATAATAATTGCGCGTTTAACCTATATTGGCTGTGCATTTTTTTTCGCCCCTACGCATCCAGATCTGCGTTTGTTCAACCTAAATGACACTTTAGCTAGAAATTTACTTAATAGGTTAGTTTTAGTGAGCTTACTTTCTGCATTAGGTGTATTTATAGAGTTGTTTGAAGATCTCGGAATACCACAAGAACTGTATAAATTAGGTTTTTGGACAAACATTATTTCTTATCTTGCCATGATTATTACAGTCTATCTCAGCAGAGAAGGCATCAAGAAAATGCTATTGCACCATGATATTAAAAATAGTAAACAACGGAGTTTATTCGCTAATATATGGCCAGCATTAGTTATCACTTGCATTGTATTGGTTTGGTTCACTTTAGAAATAGTGATGGCTAATGTTGGCTTTGATGATGATATCGTCTATGCCGCGACTTTCACTATGCTCGCTATATTAGCAGTGCCTTTTTTTGATATTGTACTCATTACAATCGTGGACAGCCGCAATCCGATTAATATTGACCAATCAAATGTTCAACATGAACTCAACTTGTCTTTAAAGGTAAGCATTTTACGTATATCAAGAATCGTTACTTTTATGAGCATTGTGTTTATATTATCTCTGCTATGGGGTATAGATTATTTAAGTATTAGTTCTCAAGGCCTTATCGCGACAACGATCATTAGAGTCATAGAGGCGGCTACCTTCTTACTGTTTGGCTTAATTTGTTGGGAAATCGTTAATATCTATATTCAGCGTAAATTAGCGCAAGAACTACCTGATGGCAATGAGGATACAATGGATTCAGAGGGGGGACAGGGATTATCTCGAACAGCAACCTTGCTTCCGCTTATTAAAAATACAATGGCATTTTTCATTTTTGTTTTAGCTGTATTTAGCGCTCTATCTACACTGGGAGTTAACACGACCGCACTACTAGCAAGTGCCGGCGTGTTAGGTTTAGCCATTGGTTTTGGTGCTCAGACTTTAGTAAAGGATATAGTATCTGGTGTATTTTTCCTGATTGATGATGCATTTAGAATGGGGGAATATGTGGTGATAGGAAGTACTAAGGGGACGGTTGAGAAAATCGCATTGCGCTCATTGAGATTAAGGCATCACCTTGGCGCACTGCACACTGTACCTTATGGGGAAATTCCAAGTTTAACCAACCACAGCCGTGATTGGATTATTATGAAATTACCTTTTCTTGTTCCACACCATACTGACATAAATAAAGTTAAAAAATTATTCAAAGTACTAGGTAAAGAACTTTTAGCGCACCCTGAGCTAGGTAAAGATTTTATTGAACCATTTAAAAGCCAAGGAGTACAATCAGTAGATGAAGTTGGCATGTTGATTCGAGGAAAGTTTACATGCAAGCCAGGCTGTCAATTTATGATTAGAAAGCAAGTCTATCTGCGGGTGCAGGAAATATTTGCAGAAAATAATATTGAATTTGCTAAACGCAAGGTGGAAGTACAATTGCCAGAAGGAATACACCCAGCGCTAATTGCTCCTTTAAGTGCGGCGGCAGGCTCTGCCGCAACGATTGTTGAACGTGCAGATGAGCCCGATTTATAA
- a CDS encoding DUF3859 domain-containing protein has protein sequence MSVLENASALTISYNPKDVESLRQALQSYRQLIQHKDAFYDSHCNVTFCLEENCNDSISDLLADPVAITIFGFCGRDVTALSAEQNLTEHCVPAEAAFFMRILMYPELEAELEQTAITLNTVARRINDSARMWISDTEVLGLYPMLMMALKYPQYTYLLASYIVPYWDAEHEPLGEEVLGIVFRYHGYSHNMLKAFCYCDNDTARAKMFTFTAISYDEQVEAMEQNHSPFLLAIFRSQPEEFFTFKQLLKERFSALDYLQYTDDPDSYNEDPIGSILHSLVDSDGATDSDDLDENGKTMSNPLFIDSPVDDAVANLKIEIEDYLGRPIVKGKEDEEDGYGDIYYIRGTGIEQWKAFICEAFDNGRQVWEHVITGENSDILEQIKPCDAAALMKAGNYKLAGKIDYFVGYYDSFHSELESIINDLIIDWTLSGDDDEEPNEAEGRFKLFRMLDVIYCWNDKQSFDPNFIDKMVNEYEFFSDKEFMTRYNGDWKTLFFHCVESFSGYSRNVELSEATTLYQISLEHRDEVKTIIENRDFPQEYPELPQELQPEQPRETILGLCATFAHFDQLNGTKDTLNQYVLSVLNEYLVAAVYDGIAQTSEFVCAPKVPEWQYEKPETVVLNQIKQDWLVVEQYFNVEHDDTESALVSFEKHQQRCDRDVEFFGAKPRYEYLRDFDRKAQKLLLAAQVLSKHAESPSQKFAERFVELWLRIAPTKTCRMLAHFYNISRFGNVEPNEFHQQNQTLVNQLVGITKVGATAYVLENLISEITSDTDEQALLTSSFKQYQGEIALPEEQRVLHQALNGILPRYTQIFMAQLHQFNPELAPAYFENRLVSIIPLCVRLRIEKTTHDDRELSEEEKHDIEVACQYVSLKTTANKEQIDQLVKMMQNQHIKNFSTPRGEADVSFLFWYASDVLKNNLLQIYIHHSKMDISDLHDGQDISQPRWLCERAYSLGMSKIKLFESIIEEDWTDCLDIFPDQLELAPLTKELSTEDLYALLIKLAKLGNYEPLITTFSNHSSRRIRDLITAINAGRYSKDGLGSIEVVEFGIFAEGATPEQIEAADHTEERNDLVIFHSLEHRKETLLIETEVGRTFGMKIGYFSYDNPEEEFPETMDLKVRVHHPYINAEDGYLSEWDIELNLDCRSYVGWTFSHKSLCVPGIYRFDIIGGEDNIIESKTFHVVEKRPLLTDDLVARYQHDSLTQQHMGGINIHDNALNIIDVKNPCGTLNLGHRIANNVVNIYSYSENNQLAFCELRLNEKTPKHWYVAPNQLKPYIEKRVKGKQLLLGSLRATSSALADRNLWQSELGTKSPVKLFQPDQAQADSVLAIHLKRLGFRLLLGYSNEGELCRILVAPQKIGLLRRLLLRIMAKVARKVIEDKGVPVAL, from the coding sequence ATGTCTGTATTAGAAAACGCCTCAGCTCTAACTATCTCCTACAATCCTAAGGATGTTGAATCACTACGCCAAGCTTTGCAGTCTTATAGGCAGCTCATTCAGCACAAAGATGCGTTCTACGACTCCCATTGTAATGTCACTTTCTGCCTAGAAGAAAATTGTAATGACAGTATTTCAGATTTGCTTGCAGACCCTGTCGCTATAACCATTTTTGGCTTCTGCGGCAGAGACGTAACGGCGCTATCTGCTGAACAAAACCTGACTGAGCACTGTGTGCCTGCAGAGGCAGCATTCTTCATGCGTATTTTAATGTATCCAGAGTTAGAAGCTGAACTAGAGCAGACCGCGATCACGCTCAATACAGTTGCTCGTCGTATCAATGATTCAGCACGTATGTGGATTTCTGATACCGAAGTCTTGGGCTTGTACCCTATGCTTATGATGGCGTTAAAATACCCTCAATATACTTATCTTTTAGCCAGTTACATAGTGCCTTACTGGGATGCAGAGCATGAACCTCTCGGTGAAGAAGTGCTTGGAATAGTCTTCAGATATCATGGCTATAGCCACAACATGCTTAAAGCATTCTGTTACTGTGATAACGATACAGCACGTGCCAAGATGTTTACGTTCACTGCCATCTCATACGATGAACAAGTCGAGGCGATGGAGCAGAACCACTCACCGTTTTTACTTGCGATTTTCCGTAGCCAGCCTGAAGAATTTTTCACATTCAAACAATTACTCAAAGAGCGATTTTCTGCGCTTGATTATCTACAATACACCGATGACCCAGATAGCTACAATGAAGATCCGATAGGCAGTATCCTGCATTCTCTTGTCGACAGTGATGGCGCAACAGACAGTGACGATTTAGACGAAAACGGCAAGACCATGAGTAACCCTCTATTTATTGATAGCCCTGTTGATGACGCAGTTGCGAACTTAAAAATAGAAATTGAAGACTATTTAGGTCGTCCGATTGTTAAAGGTAAAGAGGACGAAGAAGATGGGTATGGCGATATCTATTATATCAGGGGCACTGGCATTGAGCAGTGGAAGGCGTTCATATGTGAAGCGTTCGACAACGGCCGACAAGTTTGGGAACATGTAATTACTGGTGAGAACTCCGATATTTTAGAGCAAATTAAACCATGTGATGCTGCTGCTTTGATGAAAGCTGGCAATTACAAACTGGCGGGTAAAATCGACTATTTCGTTGGTTACTATGATTCTTTCCACAGTGAACTTGAAAGTATCATTAATGACTTAATAATAGATTGGACACTTAGTGGCGACGATGATGAAGAGCCAAACGAAGCGGAAGGGCGCTTTAAGCTGTTTCGCATGTTGGATGTTATTTACTGCTGGAACGACAAACAAAGCTTTGATCCCAATTTCATCGACAAAATGGTTAACGAATACGAATTCTTTAGTGATAAAGAGTTCATGACACGATATAACGGCGACTGGAAAACGTTGTTCTTTCACTGTGTCGAATCATTCTCGGGTTACAGTCGCAATGTCGAGTTAAGCGAGGCGACGACCTTATATCAAATTTCACTTGAGCATCGTGATGAAGTAAAAACAATCATTGAAAATCGTGATTTCCCTCAAGAATACCCTGAATTACCGCAAGAATTACAGCCAGAGCAACCGCGTGAAACTATTCTCGGTTTGTGTGCTACCTTTGCGCATTTTGACCAGTTAAATGGCACTAAAGACACGCTCAATCAATACGTACTGAGCGTGCTAAATGAGTACCTCGTTGCAGCTGTCTATGATGGTATCGCCCAAACCAGTGAATTTGTCTGCGCGCCAAAAGTACCCGAATGGCAATACGAAAAACCAGAGACTGTAGTACTCAACCAAATCAAGCAAGATTGGCTGGTGGTCGAACAATATTTCAATGTTGAGCATGACGATACTGAATCTGCATTAGTCAGTTTTGAAAAACATCAACAACGATGTGATAGGGACGTTGAGTTTTTCGGCGCTAAACCGCGTTATGAATACTTGCGTGATTTCGATAGAAAAGCGCAAAAGTTGCTACTCGCGGCGCAGGTATTATCTAAACATGCTGAGTCGCCTAGTCAGAAATTTGCTGAACGATTCGTCGAACTGTGGCTGCGTATCGCGCCGACTAAAACATGCCGAATGCTGGCTCACTTCTACAATATTTCTCGCTTTGGCAATGTAGAACCAAATGAATTTCATCAACAAAACCAAACGTTAGTTAATCAGCTGGTTGGAATCACCAAGGTTGGTGCCACTGCTTATGTGCTTGAAAACCTAATTAGCGAAATCACAAGCGATACGGACGAACAAGCGTTACTTACCTCCTCATTTAAGCAATACCAAGGCGAAATAGCCCTGCCAGAAGAACAGCGTGTGTTGCATCAAGCATTGAACGGAATTTTGCCGCGTTATACCCAGATCTTCATGGCGCAGTTACATCAGTTCAATCCTGAACTTGCGCCAGCGTACTTTGAAAACAGGCTGGTCAGCATTATTCCTCTTTGCGTGAGGCTACGTATCGAGAAGACCACTCATGATGATCGTGAGTTGAGTGAGGAAGAGAAGCACGATATCGAGGTTGCTTGTCAGTATGTGTCACTCAAAACAACGGCCAATAAAGAGCAAATTGATCAATTGGTCAAGATGATGCAAAACCAACACATCAAAAATTTCAGTACGCCACGGGGTGAAGCAGATGTCAGTTTTTTATTCTGGTACGCATCTGATGTTCTAAAAAACAACCTATTACAAATCTACATTCATCACTCAAAAATGGATATTTCGGATCTTCATGATGGTCAAGATATCTCGCAGCCTCGTTGGCTCTGTGAACGCGCTTACAGCCTCGGAATGAGCAAGATTAAACTGTTTGAATCTATCATCGAAGAAGATTGGACGGACTGCTTAGATATCTTTCCAGATCAACTTGAGCTAGCGCCTCTTACTAAAGAATTAAGCACTGAAGACCTTTACGCTTTACTGATTAAACTGGCGAAACTAGGCAATTATGAGCCGCTCATTACGACTTTCAGCAACCATAGTTCTCGCCGTATTCGCGATCTTATCACCGCGATTAATGCAGGGCGTTACAGCAAAGATGGCTTGGGTTCAATCGAGGTCGTTGAGTTTGGTATTTTTGCTGAAGGCGCTACGCCAGAACAGATTGAAGCAGCCGACCATACTGAAGAGAGAAATGATTTAGTTATTTTTCACTCGCTAGAGCATCGTAAAGAAACGTTATTGATTGAAACTGAAGTCGGTCGCACATTTGGGATGAAGATCGGTTACTTCAGTTATGACAACCCAGAGGAAGAGTTCCCTGAGACAATGGATTTAAAAGTCCGCGTTCATCACCCCTACATTAATGCAGAGGACGGTTATCTATCAGAGTGGGATATTGAGCTAAACCTAGATTGTAGAAGTTATGTTGGTTGGACGTTTTCGCACAAGAGCTTGTGTGTACCTGGCATCTACCGTTTTGATATTATCGGAGGAGAGGACAATATAATTGAAAGTAAGACCTTCCACGTGGTTGAGAAGCGCCCCCTCCTGACCGATGATTTGGTTGCGCGTTACCAACATGATTCACTCACTCAGCAACACATGGGCGGTATTAACATTCACGATAATGCATTAAACATTATTGATGTTAAAAACCCTTGCGGCACGTTAAACCTAGGCCATCGAATAGCGAATAATGTGGTCAATATTTATAGCTATAGCGAAAATAACCAATTAGCATTCTGTGAACTACGGTTGAACGAAAAAACGCCTAAACATTGGTACGTTGCGCCAAACCAGTTAAAACCATATATTGAAAAGCGCGTTAAGGGTAAACAGCTATTACTCGGTTCACTAAGAGCGACCAGCAGTGCGTTAGCAGACCGAAACCTGTGGCAAAGTGAATTGGGTACTAAGTCGCCAGTCAAATTATTTCAGCCTGACCAAGCTCAAGCGGATAGCGTATTAGCCATACACTTAAAGCGATTAGGTTTCCGTCTATTACTGGGTTACAGCAATGAGGGGGAGCTTTGCCGAATCTTAGTGGCACCACAAAAAATCGGATTACTACGCCGTCTGCTATTACGTATCATGGCAAAAGTTGCACGTAAGGTCATTGAAGATAAAGGCGTCCCGGTGGCGCTTTAA
- a CDS encoding RND family transporter: MSWLTPIKNGSLFVKYKWLTLLLTLLFTVGISSGAQNLYFDSSYKTFFADDNPQRLEFENIQRTFTKSDNVLFVLSAPDGNVYTPEFLKAVASLTKKAWHLPFSVRVDSITNFQHVSADEDDLLVEDLVDTTVELSTEQLADIREIALAEPLLKNRLVKDGSGSTGIFITLKLPEESPYESSEVGDAALALKAKFQQIHPDIDIRITGSTMLSHAFSTSAQSDGETIVPLMYAVVLVITFITLRSLLSTFISLIIIGMATSATLGVAGWLGFYFTSISSIVPTIVLTLAVADSVHLLKTMQTLMRRGLSRNDAIIESMKLNHTAIFLTSITTIVGFLGLNSSAVPNYHDLGNMTAIGVFFAYFFSITTLPALVAILPIKQKALTVKEEKISPFKSQSMIHLVTKHASVILTITSVLTAASIFMLPKMESYDEPLKYFSQKIEFRRDSDFAIQNLTGIDTIEIALPSIKGSVAEPEYLTELDALKSMLEKQPDVVHVSTLADTMKKLNRSMNGDDDTFYRLPDERELASQYLLVYELSLPRGLDLNNTVNLSKSSSKVVVTFGDTNSKRIIEVVDITRNWIEKNSKNFDQPAIGSPSVMFAHISKSNIDSMIKGAAVTFMVITLSIMIALRSVKLGALSILSNVLPSLLAFGLWALVIAKADMAVAVAATVTIGIMVDFIVHFLVKYSKYRQDNTTQEAITKTMSMVSGPIISTALILISGFSILALSEFRLNWVLGALSALIILLATLFVFVVIPAVLTKFDRDQQKVAQVA, encoded by the coding sequence ATGTCTTGGTTAACCCCTATAAAAAACGGCTCACTATTTGTAAAATACAAATGGCTGACTCTACTTCTAACCCTTTTATTTACCGTGGGCATCAGCTCTGGTGCGCAAAATCTATATTTCGATTCAAGCTATAAAACATTCTTTGCGGATGATAATCCACAACGCTTGGAGTTTGAAAATATTCAACGAACCTTCACCAAAAGTGATAATGTCCTCTTCGTTCTAAGCGCTCCTGACGGTAATGTATATACACCTGAGTTTCTGAAGGCTGTTGCATCACTGACTAAAAAAGCGTGGCATCTACCTTTTTCGGTTAGGGTCGATTCAATCACTAACTTTCAACATGTGAGTGCTGATGAAGATGATCTTTTGGTTGAAGACCTTGTTGATACAACTGTTGAGCTGTCCACTGAACAATTAGCGGATATTCGAGAAATTGCACTTGCTGAGCCGTTATTAAAAAACCGACTCGTTAAAGATGGAAGTGGATCGACAGGAATATTCATCACGTTGAAGTTACCTGAAGAAAGCCCTTATGAGTCAAGCGAAGTCGGAGATGCTGCTCTTGCTTTAAAAGCAAAGTTCCAACAGATCCACCCAGATATCGACATTCGAATTACTGGTAGCACAATGCTAAGTCATGCCTTTTCGACTTCAGCTCAATCGGACGGTGAAACAATTGTGCCACTCATGTATGCAGTCGTATTAGTGATTACATTTATTACACTACGATCGTTATTAAGCACCTTTATTAGCTTAATTATTATCGGTATGGCGACCTCTGCAACACTTGGTGTCGCAGGTTGGTTAGGGTTTTATTTCACATCCATCTCATCTATTGTGCCAACCATTGTGCTTACTCTGGCTGTGGCGGATTCAGTGCATTTATTAAAAACAATGCAGACATTAATGCGTCGTGGTCTATCTCGAAATGATGCAATTATTGAAAGTATGAAACTGAATCACACTGCTATCTTTTTAACTTCAATAACGACAATTGTTGGTTTCCTTGGGTTAAATTCAAGTGCAGTTCCAAACTATCATGACCTCGGTAACATGACGGCTATTGGTGTCTTCTTCGCTTATTTCTTCTCAATTACTACGTTACCTGCGTTAGTTGCAATTTTACCTATCAAGCAAAAAGCATTGACAGTAAAAGAAGAGAAAATATCGCCTTTTAAGTCACAGTCAATGATCCATCTAGTCACTAAACATGCTTCAGTCATTTTAACGATCACATCGGTATTAACGGCTGCTTCAATATTTATGCTACCAAAAATGGAAAGTTACGATGAACCCCTCAAGTATTTCAGCCAAAAGATTGAATTCCGAAGAGATTCTGATTTTGCTATTCAAAACCTAACCGGTATAGATACCATTGAAATAGCCTTACCTTCAATCAAAGGTAGCGTTGCGGAACCTGAATATCTTACTGAGTTAGATGCGCTGAAATCAATGTTAGAAAAACAACCAGATGTGGTTCATGTATCCACACTGGCTGACACTATGAAGAAACTGAATCGCTCTATGAATGGCGATGATGACACCTTCTATCGTCTACCCGATGAACGAGAACTCGCATCACAATATCTACTAGTGTATGAATTATCATTGCCTCGTGGCCTTGATCTAAATAATACCGTCAATTTAAGCAAAAGCAGTTCTAAGGTAGTGGTTACCTTCGGAGATACTAACTCTAAACGTATTATCGAAGTCGTGGATATAACGCGTAATTGGATAGAGAAAAACAGCAAAAATTTTGACCAACCAGCCATTGGTAGCCCCTCGGTTATGTTTGCTCATATATCAAAAAGCAATATTGATAGCATGATTAAAGGCGCAGCCGTTACTTTCATGGTTATTACATTATCAATCATGATCGCGCTTCGTTCCGTGAAGTTAGGGGCGTTAAGTATTCTTAGTAACGTACTTCCTTCGTTACTTGCATTTGGTCTGTGGGCGCTAGTGATTGCAAAAGCGGACATGGCTGTTGCGGTTGCCGCCACGGTAACAATTGGGATCATGGTTGATTTTATCGTGCATTTCTTAGTTAAGTACAGTAAGTACCGACAAGATAACACTACCCAAGAAGCCATTACAAAAACAATGTCTATGGTCTCTGGCCCGATTATTTCGACGGCTCTTATTTTGATTAGTGGGTTCAGTATTCTCGCTTTATCCGAATTTCGATTGAACTGGGTTCTAGGCGCTTTATCTGCGTTGATAATCCTATTAGCGACTCTTTTTGTATTTGTTGTTATTCCTGCAGTGCTAACCAAGTTTGATCGAGACCAACAGAAAGTCGCACAAGTTGCTTAG
- a CDS encoding outer membrane lipoprotein-sorting protein codes for MKKLFAFTLFTFISLSVAAQELNLEDIVRKNIATNKGFGDSFETMKMVIKKDGGDQVERLMKSKSLEVDGDGNKVLMVFQDPADVKGSAVLTHSHIKGNDDQWIYLPAVKRVKRISSANKSGPFMGSEFAFEDLSSIEFEKFTYTLLEPETINDTRYFKIERKPAYARSGYSYQIVWIDTERFLTHKVELFDTVGKKYKTQVLSNYKNYFGNFWRAHSIVMTNHQNGNSTEMQWIGDMTFNNGFSNKDFTKNAMKR; via the coding sequence ATGAAAAAATTATTCGCATTCACACTTTTTACATTTATCTCTCTATCGGTTGCTGCCCAAGAGCTAAACCTTGAAGATATTGTTAGGAAAAATATTGCCACGAATAAAGGGTTTGGGGATTCGTTTGAGACGATGAAAATGGTCATCAAAAAAGACGGTGGCGATCAGGTCGAGCGACTTATGAAAAGCAAATCACTGGAAGTTGATGGTGATGGCAATAAGGTTTTGATGGTGTTTCAAGATCCCGCCGACGTCAAGGGCTCAGCAGTTCTGACTCATTCGCATATAAAAGGCAATGATGATCAGTGGATTTATTTACCAGCCGTAAAACGTGTGAAACGAATTTCATCTGCAAATAAATCAGGGCCATTTATGGGCTCAGAGTTTGCCTTTGAAGATCTAAGCTCTATTGAATTCGAGAAATTTACCTACACGTTACTCGAACCAGAGACCATCAATGATACTCGTTACTTTAAAATTGAGCGAAAGCCAGCCTACGCAAGAAGTGGTTATAGTTACCAAATCGTGTGGATAGATACAGAACGCTTCTTAACACACAAAGTAGAACTGTTTGATACTGTCGGTAAAAAATATAAAACCCAAGTACTCTCGAACTATAAGAACTATTTTGGCAATTTTTGGCGCGCGCACAGTATTGTTATGACGAACCATCAAAATGGTAACAGTACAGAAATGCAATGGATAGGAGATATGACTTTCAACAACGGTTTCTCTAATAAAGATTTCACAAAAAATGCAATGAAGAGGTAA